In Labrus mixtus chromosome 3, fLabMix1.1, whole genome shotgun sequence, a single window of DNA contains:
- the LOC132966464 gene encoding uncharacterized protein LOC132966464 gives MVHNIITKSVGVFLIVAAHMVFIDCSRAQVKGILGSNITLQFTFNISITNDSHFAIYRNVLPDSQEKIAEYSHGQPKPGVHFNTYPRNGHVFYHIKNLSLSHGGPYWASFFMDSEGFPTESEKVLLIVLEEEKKSTVPTGTTEQDESLKKGGGNSSIMTSVLVVSPVVLLAAVLTGLIWCLVRTKDKQDTSTHQNSNPTIQVRAHLH, from the exons ATGGTTCACAACATCATCACAAAATCTGTTGGAGTCTTTTTGATCGTCGCAGCTCATATGGTTTTTATTG ACTGCAGCAGAGCACAGGTCAAAGGGATCCTCGGGTCAAACATCACTCTTCAGTTCACATTTAACATCAGCATCACAAACGATAGTCATTTTGCCATTTATAGAAATGTACTACCAGACAGTCAGGAGAAGATTGCAGAGTACTCACATGGACAACCTAAGCCAGGGGTCCATTTTAATACTTACCCTAGAAATGGTCATGTATTTTACCACATAAAGAATCTCAGTCTAAGTCACGGTGGGCCTTATTGGGCCAGTTTCTTTATGGATTCAGAAGGGTTTCCCACAGAAAGTGAGAAGGTGCTGCTGATCGtgctggaggaggaaaaaaaaagcacag TTCCTACAGGTACTACAGAGCAGGATGAGAGCCTAAAGAAAGGTGGGGGAAATTCCAGCATCATGACTTCTGTCCTCGTGGTTTCACCTGTGGTGCTGCTGGCTGCAGTCCTTACCGGGCTCATCTGGTGTCTCGTGAGAACCAAAG ACAAACAAGATACATCAACTCATCAAAACTCCAATCCCACAATACAAGTAAGAGCACACTTACACTAA
- the il12rb1 gene encoding interleukin-12 receptor subunit beta-2, producing RTILCYFPLHLMETLRCCLSLHGYTVVFTVLAMISKGSPCEAPSSPECFRRGADHNMYKCEWSMNTTESDVTFDFYLNETKIESIKNNTSAEFTVERLIIMETVYIWLEAHDGNSSCTSLKSFVVLASIVKYEAPQEIMMSWVKDNLNLRWKAAENYPALAEVRFRRHGHPNESWVNTLNSTKTKAGTSVYPVRLLSNSAYQVQIRQKSTQARKPLWSDWSPVVDVPAELKEKPDVNMSSALVNGTRTVTLFWKRMPSATAVTGVTYSLNNTQYPRGCPCLKSTHLIQNNKKTFHFSYSAVDVFVIANNTAGYSPPAVVHLPAVTAADLKACSATLLDEKLDRKTCLEWYELHNGDPRPENVITLTGRQKTKDRQRIKKVYVTDLKDFVRYLYYEHRCDDGKPRTVEMCLFYKKEDAPLTEPQDFNANGETHCSVNLSWRGIPSEEQRGFLTHYSLCREKMSSQDESPECHNISASLITYHLENLTPATKYTISLAGVTRGGEGPNAVVTINTLPEKTFNVWWSLGLLLLFFLFPTMCAFILKRIKTKICPPVPTPVIDFNSYPTKNQEMQVRKEEVHDLTLHVLLPEDKTVPEETEGMTGVRGEWDGTDEDMENERGDSRMSGDISDEGPDCTDDALRSSRETEMTDLQQLENKFAMLIYRNGLVFDVKTDSP from the exons AGAACAATCCTTTGCTACTTTCCACTTCACCTGATGGAAACTTTGAGATGCTGCCTCTCACTACATGGATATACTGTTGTGTTTACGGTCCTTGCAATGATCAGCAAAG GGTCACCATGTGAAGCTCCTTCCAGTCCTGAGTGCTTCAGAAGAGGTGCCGATCACAACATGTACAAGTGTGAGTGGAGCATGAATACAACAGAGAGCGATGTGACATTTGACTTCTACCTTAA TGAAACAAAAATTGAGAGCATAAAGAATAACACCTCAGCTGAGTTTACCGTGGAACGGCTCATCATAATGGAAACTGTATACATTTGGCTGGAGGCTCATGATGGAAACTCCAGCTGTACATCACTCAAGAGTTTTGTTGTCCTGGCCAGCATAG TTAAGTATGAAGCTCCACAGGAGATTATGATGTCATGGGTTAAAGACAACCTCAATTTAAGATGGAAAGCAGCAGAGAACTATCCAGCATTAGCCGAGGTCCGGTTCCGTCGACATGGACACCCCAATGAATCATGGGTGAAC ACACTGAATTCAACAAAAACCAAGGCAGGGACTTCAGTGT ATCCGGTCCGTCTGTTGAGCAACTCTGCTTACCAGGTTCAGATCAGACAAAAGTCCACTCAAGCCCGTAAACCACTGTGGAGCGACTGGTCTCCAGTTGTGGACGTTCCTGCAG AACTTAAGGAAAAACCTGACGTCAACATGAGCTCAGCACTTGTGAATGGCACTCGAACTGTGACGCTGTTTTGGAAG CGGATGCCTTCTGCCACAGCAGTCACAGGAGTGACGTACAGCCTGAATAACACGCAGTATCCTCGCGGATGTCCCTGTTTGAAAAGCACCCATCTCATccaaaataacaagaaaactTTTCACTTCTCCTACTCTGCTGTCGATGTCTTTGTCATTGCCAACAACACAGCAGGGTATTCTCCTCCAGCTGTCGTTCATTTACCTGCTGTGACTGCAGCAGACTTAAAAG CATGCAGTGCAACGTTATTGGATGAAAAATTAGACAGGAAGACTTGCCTTGAATGGTACGAGCTTCACAACGGAGATCCGAGGCCAGAAAATGTGATCACTTTAACAGGAAGGCAGAAGACAAAGGACAGGCAAAGAATAAAGAAgg TTTATGTTACAGACCTGAAGGACTTTGTTCGTTACCTTTACTATGAACACAGATGTGATGACGGGAAACCACGGACAGTTGAAATGTGTCTCTTTTATAAAAAAGAGGATG ctCCCCTCACAGAGCCGCAGGATTTCAATGCTAATGGTGAAACACACTGCTCTGTGAACCTGTCTTGGCGAGGGATTCCCTCCGAGGAGCAGCGAGGTTTCCTCACACACTACAGCCTCTGCAGGGAGAAAATGAGCTCTCAGGATGAG tCACCAGAGTGCCACAACATCTCTGCCTCATTGATCACATACCATCTGGAAAACTTGACCCCCGCAACCAAGTACACCATCAGCCTGGCTGGAGTGACACGAGGGGGAGAAGGACCTAATGCCGTGGTCACAATCAATACACTGCCAGAAAAGACTTTTAATG TGTGGTGGAGTCTCGGcttgctgttgttgttctttttattccCAACAatgtgtgcctttattttgaagag AATCAAAACCAAGATCTGTCCTCCTGTGCCGACACCTGTTATTGATTTCAACTCTTATCCAACGAAGAATCAG GAAATGCAGGTCAGAAAGGAGGAGGTGCATGACCTGACACTGCACGTGCTGCTCCCGGAGGACAAGACTGTcccagaggagacagaggggaTGACTGGCGTCAGAGGAGAGTGGGATGGCACTGACGAGGACATGGAGAATGAAAGGGGGGATTCAAGGATGTCAGGAGACATCAGTGATGAGGGTCCCGACTGTACGGATGATGCACTGAGGAGctccagagagacagagatgacgGATCTCCAACAGCTAGAAAACAAGTTTGCCATGCTGATATACAGAAATGGTTTGGTCTTCGATGTGAAGACAGACTCACCTTAA